A genomic stretch from Marinobacter fonticola includes:
- a CDS encoding cytochrome C assembly family protein — MGTLILAVTTLFLYSLGTALQTLVFRGRIKPNPSLTSLIGALALVSHGALSWDIVAGHSALNMGFFPASLLISWFMVLLLLILNSRKPMQFLFLAIYPLAALTVVFVLAFHSPPHYVSQNNWGMLAHIALSVTAYSLFTLAAVQALLVHMQNRQLKRNYNSLLIRNLPPLQTMESLLFELLWAGVIVLTLAIVTGALFVNDLFAQDLAHKSLFSIVSWLVFSALLIGHYTQGWRGITASRWTLAGCVLLMLGYYGSKFVLELVFQRT, encoded by the coding sequence ATGGGCACCCTCATCCTTGCCGTAACCACACTCTTCCTTTATAGCCTGGGAACTGCGCTGCAGACCCTCGTGTTCCGTGGCAGGATCAAGCCCAACCCCAGCTTGACGTCCCTGATTGGCGCCTTAGCTCTGGTGAGCCACGGAGCTCTGAGCTGGGATATCGTGGCGGGCCACTCGGCATTGAATATGGGGTTTTTCCCCGCCTCCCTGCTGATATCCTGGTTTATGGTGCTACTGCTGCTGATCCTGAATAGCCGCAAGCCGATGCAATTCCTGTTTCTGGCCATTTATCCGCTGGCCGCTCTAACCGTGGTCTTTGTCCTGGCGTTCCATTCACCGCCCCACTATGTATCTCAGAACAACTGGGGGATGCTGGCGCACATCGCCCTGTCGGTAACGGCCTACAGTTTGTTTACCCTGGCCGCCGTCCAGGCGCTATTAGTACACATGCAGAATCGACAACTCAAACGCAATTACAACAGCCTGCTGATTCGCAATCTGCCGCCCCTGCAAACAATGGAGTCACTGCTTTTTGAGCTGCTGTGGGCCGGGGTTATCGTTCTCACACTGGCGATCGTCACCGGGGCCTTGTTCGTCAACGATCTGTTTGCCCAAGACCTTGCGCACAAAAGTTTGTTCTCGATTGTTTCATGGCTGGTATTTTCGGCACTGCTGATTGGCCATTACACCCAGGGTTGGCGCGGCATTACCGCCAGCCGCTGGACCTTGGCCGGCTGCGTCCTGCTGATGCTTGGATATTACGGCAGCAAGTTCGTGCTAGAACTGGTGTTCCAGCGCACCTGA
- the ffh gene encoding signal recognition particle protein gives MFENLTDRLSGSLRKISGQARLTDDNIKDTLREVRKALLEADVALPVVKDFIEGVRRRAVGTEVKRSLTPGQVFVKVVQDELVRVMGSANEDLNLSAQPPAVVMMAGLQGAGKTTTVAKLARHLQERRKKSVMVVSADIYRPAAIRQLETLAEDVGATFFPSSADQDPVAIAEGAIDAARKKHIDVVILDTAGRLHVDERMMDEIGRLQKTVKPVETLFVVDAMTGQDAANTAKAFNDALQLTGVVLTKTDGDARGGAALSVRHITGKPIKFMGVGEKTEALESFHPDRVASRILGMGDVLSLIEEAERNLDKKKADRLTKKIKKGKSFDLEDFRDQLQQMKSMGGIGGLLDKLPGMGQMAQMAQQQVNDKSVGQLEAIICSMTPKERRYPDVINNARKRRIAAGSGTQIQDINRLLKQHKQMSKMMKKLGKKGGMANMMRGMQGMMPPGGGGGKPPFGRM, from the coding sequence ATGTTTGAGAATCTCACCGACCGTCTTTCCGGTAGCCTGCGCAAGATTTCTGGCCAGGCAAGACTGACAGACGACAATATAAAGGACACCCTGCGCGAAGTGCGCAAGGCGCTGCTGGAGGCGGATGTTGCGCTGCCGGTCGTTAAAGACTTCATCGAGGGGGTGCGCCGTCGCGCCGTTGGCACGGAAGTAAAGCGTAGCCTGACCCCGGGGCAGGTGTTCGTAAAAGTGGTCCAGGACGAATTGGTTCGGGTCATGGGCTCGGCCAACGAGGACCTGAATCTTTCGGCCCAGCCGCCGGCGGTCGTGATGATGGCGGGTCTGCAAGGCGCGGGTAAGACCACCACGGTGGCAAAACTTGCACGTCACCTTCAGGAGCGCAGGAAAAAGTCGGTGATGGTTGTCAGCGCCGACATATACCGGCCTGCGGCCATTCGCCAGCTGGAGACCCTGGCCGAGGATGTTGGGGCAACCTTTTTCCCCAGCTCAGCCGATCAGGATCCTGTCGCTATTGCCGAGGGCGCGATTGATGCCGCTCGCAAAAAGCACATTGATGTCGTGATCCTGGATACCGCCGGCCGTCTGCACGTTGACGAGCGGATGATGGACGAGATCGGCCGTTTGCAGAAAACGGTCAAGCCGGTGGAGACCTTGTTTGTGGTCGACGCCATGACGGGGCAGGATGCGGCCAATACGGCGAAGGCATTCAACGACGCGCTGCAGCTGACCGGTGTCGTCTTGACCAAGACGGATGGCGATGCTCGCGGCGGTGCTGCATTGTCTGTACGACACATCACGGGCAAGCCGATCAAGTTCATGGGTGTCGGTGAAAAGACGGAGGCGCTTGAGTCTTTCCATCCGGATCGCGTGGCATCGCGCATTCTTGGGATGGGCGATGTGCTCTCCCTGATCGAGGAAGCTGAGCGCAATCTCGATAAAAAGAAAGCCGACCGGCTCACCAAGAAAATCAAGAAAGGCAAGAGTTTCGATCTTGAGGATTTTCGTGACCAGCTCCAGCAAATGAAGAGTATGGGTGGTATCGGTGGGCTCCTGGATAAGCTGCCGGGTATGGGGCAGATGGCCCAGATGGCCCAGCAGCAGGTCAACGATAAAAGTGTTGGTCAGCTTGAAGCCATCATCTGTTCCATGACGCCGAAGGAGCGACGCTATCCGGACGTCATCAACAACGCGCGCAAGCGGCGTATCGCGGCCGGCTCGGGAACCCAGATTCAGGATATCAATCGGCTGCTCAAGCAACATAAGCAGATGTCCAAGATGATGAAAAAATTGGGCAAAAAGGGTGGTATGGCCAATATGATGCGAGGAATGCAGGGGATGATGCCGCCGGGGGGCGGTGGGGGTAAGCCGCCGTTTGGCCGTATGTAA
- the rpsP gene encoding 30S ribosomal protein S16 produces the protein MVTIRLARGGAKKRPFYHLAVTDSRKARDGRFIERVGFFNPVARGQEERLRVDQERVQHWINQGAQTSDRVAKLLKEAAAK, from the coding sequence ATGGTAACAATCCGTTTGGCTCGTGGTGGCGCCAAGAAGCGTCCTTTCTACCATCTGGCAGTCACTGACAGCCGTAAAGCCCGCGATGGTCGCTTCATCGAGCGTGTTGGCTTCTTCAATCCGGTGGCGCGTGGCCAGGAAGAGCGTCTGCGCGTTGATCAGGAGCGTGTTCAGCACTGGATCAATCAGGGTGCGCAAACGAGTGATCGCGTTGCCAAGCTTCTCAAAGAAGCCGCTGCCAAGTAA
- the rimM gene encoding ribosome maturation factor RimM (Essential for efficient processing of 16S rRNA) gives MAENTQETVVGRITSVFGVKGWVKVYSYTAPMEGILDYPHWQVSLGGKPISLEVTEGKRHGPGLVVRLKGVDDREVARSYCGLDITVPLKSLPELPEGEFYWHQLEGLTVKTPEGAVLGKVKHLMETGANDVVVIRPTQNSIDNRERLIPYLPDQVIQSIDLVAGMMVADWDPEF, from the coding sequence ATGGCAGAAAACACGCAGGAAACTGTGGTTGGCCGCATCACCTCGGTTTTTGGGGTTAAGGGATGGGTCAAAGTCTATTCCTATACTGCTCCCATGGAAGGCATTCTGGATTACCCGCATTGGCAAGTCAGTCTAGGCGGTAAGCCGATCAGTCTTGAAGTAACAGAAGGCAAGCGTCACGGGCCGGGTCTTGTCGTTCGGCTCAAGGGTGTCGATGATCGCGAAGTAGCTCGATCATATTGTGGACTGGACATCACAGTTCCGCTTAAGAGCTTGCCTGAGCTACCCGAAGGCGAATTTTACTGGCATCAGCTAGAAGGGCTGACCGTTAAAACGCCGGAAGGCGCGGTTCTTGGTAAGGTGAAGCACCTGATGGAAACGGGGGCGAACGACGTCGTCGTGATACGTCCGACACAGAATTCCATCGATAACCGTGAGCGTTTGATTCCGTATCTTCCGGATCAGGTGATTCAGAGCATTGATCTTGTTGCCGGCATGATGGTGGCGGACTGGGATCCGGAGTTCTGA
- the trmD gene encoding tRNA (guanosine(37)-N1)-methyltransferase TrmD: MWIGAVTLFPDMFDAVLEYGVTSRAVRDGLLSVQRWNPRDFTHDRHRTVDDRPYGGGPGMLMKIEPLRDAIQAAKASAGGHATVVYMSPQGEPLTQTVVEELAQAERLILVAGRYEGVDERLIATEIDREVSLGDFVLSGGELAAMAVIDAVTRLIPGALGHAQSAEQDSFADGLLDCPHYTRPEVYEGRQVPEVLLGGHHEQIRRWRLKQSLMRTWERRPDLLEKRQLTGEERELLDQVLNEPGASGSTGH; encoded by the coding sequence ATGTGGATCGGCGCAGTCACGTTATTTCCCGATATGTTCGACGCTGTTCTTGAGTACGGTGTTACCAGTCGGGCGGTGCGTGACGGGCTGCTTTCGGTGCAGCGCTGGAATCCTCGCGATTTCACGCATGATCGTCACCGTACGGTTGACGATCGTCCGTACGGTGGCGGACCGGGCATGCTGATGAAGATCGAACCGTTGCGCGATGCGATTCAGGCTGCGAAAGCGTCGGCCGGTGGTCATGCGACGGTTGTGTATATGTCTCCCCAAGGAGAGCCTCTCACCCAGACTGTGGTCGAGGAGCTAGCCCAAGCCGAGCGATTGATACTCGTCGCCGGACGTTATGAAGGGGTAGACGAGCGGTTGATCGCAACAGAGATCGACCGGGAGGTATCCCTGGGGGATTTTGTCCTGTCCGGGGGTGAGCTGGCTGCAATGGCCGTGATTGATGCGGTTACCCGCCTCATTCCGGGTGCACTGGGCCATGCGCAGTCGGCAGAGCAGGACTCGTTTGCCGACGGATTGCTGGACTGTCCGCATTACACCCGTCCCGAAGTGTACGAAGGGCGTCAGGTGCCGGAGGTCCTTTTAGGTGGGCATCACGAGCAGATCCGGCGTTGGCGGTTAAAGCAATCGCTAATGCGGACCTGGGAGCGGCGCCCCGATTTGCTGGAGAAACGGCAGCTAACGGGTGAAGAGCGTGAGCTGTTGGACCAAGTTTTGAACGAACCGGGTGCCTCTGGGTCAACAGGGCATTGA
- the rplS gene encoding 50S ribosomal protein L19: protein MSGKNNIISQIEAEQMTREVPEFGPGDTVVIQVRVTEGNRERLQAFEGVVIGKRNRGMNSSFTVRKVSYGVGVERTFQTHSKLIDSLTVKRRGDVRQAKLYYLRDLSGKAARIKEKLG from the coding sequence ATGAGCGGCAAGAACAACATCATCAGTCAGATCGAAGCGGAGCAGATGACCCGGGAAGTCCCGGAGTTTGGTCCCGGCGACACTGTTGTTATCCAGGTACGGGTTACTGAAGGTAATCGCGAGCGTCTACAGGCTTTCGAAGGCGTTGTCATCGGCAAGCGTAACCGTGGCATGAACTCGTCCTTCACCGTGCGCAAAGTATCCTACGGCGTGGGTGTAGAGCGTACCTTCCAGACTCACAGCAAGCTGATTGACAGCCTTACCGTCAAGCGCCGTGGTGATGTGCGTCAGGCCAAGCTGTACTATCTGCGTGATCTGTCCGGTAAGGCAGCTCGCATCAAGGAAAAGCTGGGTTAA
- the xerD gene encoding site-specific tyrosine recombinase XerD has protein sequence MLRRFNDALWLEFGLGERTREAYQGDLARLSRWLEKQPDKPLLQGVARPHLLAWISEGMAAGAQASTAARRLSGLRRFYRFLLREGLIAEDPTLRIDSPSQPKRLPDTLSEQDIESLLSEPDPSVAIELRDRAMLEILYGCGLRVSELVNLTVDQVNLRQGVVRITGKGGKERLVPMGEEALDWLVRYMREARGDLLKQRTADALFPGNRAQPMTRQTFWYRIRHYASRAGIQKKLSPHTLRHAFATHLLNHGADLRVVQMLLGHADLSTTQIYTHVARQRLQDLHKAHHPRG, from the coding sequence ATGTTGCGTCGGTTCAACGATGCCTTATGGCTTGAATTTGGTCTCGGTGAACGTACTCGCGAGGCCTACCAGGGGGATTTGGCGCGCTTGTCGCGTTGGCTCGAGAAGCAGCCGGATAAGCCGCTTCTGCAAGGCGTCGCTCGCCCCCATCTTCTGGCGTGGATTTCCGAGGGTATGGCGGCTGGTGCGCAAGCCTCCACGGCTGCCAGGCGCCTATCCGGGTTGCGCCGCTTCTATCGCTTTTTGCTCCGCGAGGGCTTGATCGCCGAAGATCCGACCTTGCGAATTGACAGCCCCAGTCAGCCTAAGCGCTTGCCGGATACCCTTTCGGAGCAGGATATCGAAAGCCTGTTGAGCGAGCCTGATCCCTCCGTAGCCATTGAATTGCGAGACCGTGCAATGCTCGAGATTCTCTATGGTTGCGGCCTGCGTGTGTCGGAGCTGGTGAACCTGACCGTCGATCAGGTCAATCTACGCCAGGGTGTGGTTCGCATTACAGGAAAAGGCGGTAAGGAGCGATTGGTGCCTATGGGCGAGGAAGCGCTGGATTGGCTGGTGCGCTACATGCGCGAAGCACGCGGTGATTTATTGAAGCAGCGGACGGCCGATGCGCTGTTTCCAGGCAACCGAGCACAGCCGATGACGCGGCAGACGTTCTGGTACCGTATCAGGCACTACGCCAGTCGGGCCGGCATCCAGAAAAAGCTATCGCCGCACACGCTGAGGCATGCGTTTGCCACCCACCTGCTCAATCATGGCGCGGATCTTCGTGTTGTGCAGATGCTGCTTGGGCATGCCGACCTGTCCACGACCCAGATCTATACTCATGTAGCGCGCCAGCGCCTGCAGGATTTGCATAAGGCTCATCACCCCCGCGGTTGA
- a CDS encoding DsbC family protein, whose product MTNTCKLRFMGMALAILSLFSCAAYAADDGTKKALRDRLEASIPGLKIQNVKASSVDGLYEVTTNNPEMIYATENGEYFLVGDLYQVGEQGLSNVTEQGRAEARAKQMATVERDDMISYAPDGDVKAEIFVFTDIDCPYCRKLHQDVPRLNELGIQVHYLGYPRSGPGTPSFKKYVSVWCADDSSAAMDKAKNGESVAPANCDNPVADQFRLGGEVGVTGTPAIILEDGNMIRGYVPADRLAQGLGLL is encoded by the coding sequence ATGACAAATACGTGCAAGCTCCGTTTTATGGGCATGGCTCTGGCCATTCTGAGTCTGTTTTCCTGCGCGGCTTATGCTGCCGACGATGGGACGAAAAAGGCTCTCCGCGATCGCCTGGAGGCCTCTATCCCGGGATTGAAGATCCAGAATGTGAAGGCCTCCAGCGTGGATGGCCTGTATGAGGTGACCACCAACAATCCAGAAATGATCTATGCCACCGAGAATGGCGAGTATTTCCTGGTGGGCGACCTGTATCAGGTTGGAGAACAGGGCTTGAGTAACGTGACCGAGCAGGGCCGCGCCGAAGCGCGGGCGAAGCAGATGGCCACGGTTGAGCGCGATGACATGATTAGCTACGCCCCCGATGGCGATGTGAAGGCCGAGATTTTTGTTTTCACCGATATCGACTGTCCATACTGCCGCAAGCTGCATCAGGATGTGCCGCGTCTCAACGAATTAGGTATACAGGTGCACTATCTGGGGTACCCCCGCTCTGGACCGGGCACGCCGTCTTTCAAGAAATATGTGTCTGTCTGGTGTGCTGACGATTCCAGCGCGGCTATGGACAAGGCCAAAAACGGCGAGTCTGTCGCGCCGGCAAATTGCGATAATCCGGTAGCCGACCAGTTTCGCCTGGGGGGCGAGGTCGGTGTGACCGGCACCCCCGCCATCATTCTTGAGGATGGCAATATGATTCGAGGCTATGTCCCCGCTGACCGCCTGGCGCAGGGGCTTGGGCTGCTTTAG
- a CDS encoding homoserine dehydrogenase, whose product MKEVRVGICGLGTVGGGTYNVLMRNAEMIAGRAGSPIRISRIASRRRRDDIDLGEIPFSTDVFDVVNDPDVDIVVELIGGYEVARELVLAAIENGKHVVTANKALIAVHGNEIFEAAAERGVIVAFEAGVAGGIPVIKAIREGMSANRIDWIAGIINGTGNYILTEMRAGREFDEVLKEAQALGYAEADPTFDVEGIDAAHKLTILASTGFGVPLQFERAYTEGISEITPYDITHAELLGYRIKHLGIARRRETGIELRVHPTLVPRSHLIAQVDGVLNAVLVDGDAVGQTMYYGPGAGDEATASAVIADIVDVARTVAHQSLQRVPYLGFEPSSLDSLKVLDMEDIQSAYYLRIEALDRPGVLAKIASVMSEHGINIESIMQKESELEDGRIPVIILTHTVQERQINRAIEDLEALAEIEDKVVRIRAENFS is encoded by the coding sequence TTGAAAGAGGTCAGAGTCGGTATCTGCGGACTGGGTACAGTGGGCGGAGGCACATATAACGTGCTGATGCGGAACGCTGAAATGATTGCCGGGCGCGCTGGAAGTCCGATTCGAATTAGCCGGATTGCCTCCCGACGCCGTCGCGATGACATCGACCTCGGTGAGATCCCTTTTTCTACGGACGTATTTGATGTCGTCAACGATCCCGATGTAGATATCGTAGTCGAATTGATTGGCGGCTATGAGGTGGCTCGCGAGCTGGTGCTTGCCGCCATCGAGAACGGCAAGCACGTGGTTACCGCCAACAAGGCACTGATCGCCGTTCACGGCAACGAGATCTTCGAAGCAGCCGCTGAGCGCGGCGTGATTGTGGCGTTCGAAGCAGGCGTTGCCGGCGGTATTCCGGTTATCAAAGCGATCCGCGAAGGCATGTCGGCTAATCGGATCGACTGGATTGCCGGTATCATCAACGGCACCGGCAATTACATCCTCACGGAAATGCGTGCCGGACGCGAGTTCGATGAAGTGCTCAAAGAAGCCCAGGCCCTGGGCTATGCCGAAGCCGATCCCACCTTTGATGTCGAAGGCATTGATGCTGCGCACAAGCTGACCATACTGGCTTCTACGGGTTTTGGCGTACCGCTGCAGTTCGAGCGCGCCTACACCGAAGGCATTTCCGAAATTACCCCCTACGACATTACTCATGCTGAGCTGCTGGGTTATCGCATCAAGCACCTCGGCATTGCCCGTCGCCGCGAAACCGGTATTGAGCTGCGCGTACATCCCACACTGGTCCCGCGGAGCCATCTGATCGCTCAGGTCGACGGGGTTCTCAATGCGGTACTGGTTGATGGCGATGCGGTCGGTCAAACCATGTATTACGGTCCCGGCGCCGGCGATGAAGCGACAGCGTCTGCGGTCATTGCCGATATCGTCGATGTCGCGCGTACCGTCGCACACCAAAGTTTGCAGCGGGTGCCTTATCTGGGCTTCGAGCCGTCGTCGCTGGATAGCCTGAAAGTGCTCGATATGGAAGATATCCAGTCCGCCTATTACCTGCGGATCGAGGCTCTGGACCGCCCGGGTGTACTGGCTAAAATCGCGTCTGTGATGAGCGAGCACGGTATCAATATCGAATCCATCATGCAGAAGGAATCCGAGCTGGAAGACGGCCGCATTCCGGTGATTATCTTGACGCACACCGTGCAGGAGCGTCAGATCAACCGGGCCATCGAGGATCTGGAAGCGCTGGCGGAGATCGAAGATAAGGTCGTTCGTATCCGGGCCGAAAACTTCAGCTAG
- the thrC gene encoding threonine synthase, translated as MRYISTRGDAPSLGFEDVLLTGLAPDGGLYVPESLPKFSLEDIRSWRGLSYAELAFKVMHPFVEDAIPADDFRAMLDETYSQFAHKAVAPLVQLDSNEWVLELFRGPTLAFKDFALQLLGRLLDYVLDKRKQHVVIMGATSGDTGSAAIEGCRHCEHVDIFILHPHERVSEVQRRQMTTVVGDNVHNIAVKGNFDDCQRMVKASFGDQSFLQGKTQLVAVNSINWARIMAQIVYYFQASLALGGPDRSMAFSVPTGNFGDIFAGYLAREMGLPISQLVIATNRNDILHRFMSGNRYEQQQLEHTLSPSMDIMVSSNFERLLFDLHGRDGAAVRDLLERAQTEAVSVEDYRWKAARKLFDSDAVDDATTCETIREIFEQNEYLLDPHTAIGVRAARNCRRDTSVPMITLGTAHPAKFPDAVKQSGVGVKPALPHHLADLFERDERYTVLEDDLQSIQDFILAHWKNT; from the coding sequence GTGAGATACATCAGTACACGGGGCGATGCGCCTTCACTGGGTTTTGAAGACGTTCTCCTGACCGGCCTGGCCCCCGACGGCGGCCTCTACGTGCCTGAATCCTTGCCTAAGTTCAGTCTTGAGGACATTCGCAGCTGGCGAGGGCTTTCCTACGCCGAGCTGGCCTTCAAGGTGATGCATCCGTTCGTCGAGGATGCGATCCCTGCCGACGATTTCCGCGCCATGCTGGACGAGACCTACAGCCAGTTTGCTCACAAGGCGGTGGCGCCATTGGTGCAGCTCGATAGCAACGAGTGGGTTCTCGAGCTCTTCCGCGGGCCGACCCTGGCCTTCAAGGATTTTGCCCTGCAGTTGCTGGGTCGCTTGCTGGATTACGTACTGGATAAGCGCAAGCAGCACGTGGTCATTATGGGGGCGACCTCCGGCGACACCGGCTCGGCCGCGATTGAGGGCTGCCGCCATTGTGAGCATGTGGATATTTTTATTCTGCATCCACATGAGCGGGTGTCTGAAGTGCAGCGCCGTCAGATGACGACGGTCGTCGGTGACAATGTTCACAACATCGCCGTGAAGGGCAACTTCGACGACTGCCAGCGGATGGTGAAGGCCAGCTTCGGCGATCAGTCGTTCCTGCAGGGCAAAACTCAGCTGGTGGCGGTCAACTCCATCAACTGGGCACGAATCATGGCGCAGATCGTCTACTACTTTCAGGCGTCCCTGGCCCTGGGTGGACCGGACCGCAGCATGGCGTTCTCGGTGCCGACCGGTAATTTCGGCGATATCTTTGCCGGTTATCTGGCGCGGGAGATGGGGCTGCCCATCAGCCAACTGGTGATCGCCACCAACCGCAACGACATCCTGCACCGTTTCATGAGCGGCAACCGCTACGAGCAGCAGCAGTTGGAGCACACCCTGTCGCCGAGCATGGACATCATGGTGTCCAGCAATTTCGAGCGTTTGCTGTTCGACCTGCATGGCCGGGATGGCGCCGCAGTGCGCGATCTACTGGAGCGCGCTCAGACCGAAGCGGTGAGTGTGGAGGATTATCGCTGGAAAGCGGCTCGCAAGTTGTTCGATAGCGACGCTGTCGACGATGCGACGACCTGCGAAACGATTCGCGAAATCTTCGAGCAAAACGAATACCTGCTCGATCCCCACACGGCTATCGGTGTCCGTGCGGCCCGCAACTGCCGACGCGATACCAGCGTGCCCATGATCACCCTGGGTACGGCGCATCCGGCCAAATTCCCGGATGCGGTGAAGCAGTCCGGCGTAGGCGTGAAGCCGGCGTTGCCGCACCATCTGGCCGACTTGTTCGAGCGGGATGAGCGCTATACCGTGCTTGAGGATGATTTGCAGTCCATTCAGGACTTTATCCTCGCTCACTGGAAGAACACCTAA
- the recJ gene encoding single-stranded-DNA-specific exonuclease RecJ has translation MTPRKIIRRPLPEQLADWGLSLPPLLKRLYQARGVRSEAELDYTLKQLASPFELRGIGRAVELIAEAIRQDQRILILGDFDADGATSTAVAVLGLQMMGARQLDFRVPSRFSDGYGLTPGIIDRLEEQGALPDLMITVDNGIAAVEGVEAAIRRGMRVVVTDHHLPGDSLPAADAIVNPNQNGCPFLSKNAAGVGVMFYVLTALRRYMSDHGMLNGPTPNLGCLLDLVALGTVADVVPLDQNNRIFVEQGLRRIRQGEARPGILALLEVAGRDFSQISATDLGFVVGPRLNAAGRLDDMSLGIACLLADTQEEARRLATELDQMNRERRTIETGMKEQAQELLASLSLDREGLPWGLALFDPDWHQGVIGILAARIREQTHRPVIAFAPDEGGELIKGSARSIPGLHIRDVLASVDARFPGLLKKFGGHAMAAGMTVDATAFQQFADAFDATVRKMITEDALEATITTDGPLTKDELTLETAYALKRSGPWGQHFPEPVFDGEFEVISQRIVGERHLKLVLRPQAGGDILDGIAFNTGAEVADFTRTGARIVYKPDANTFRGRTQLQLLVDYIERV, from the coding sequence ATGACGCCACGTAAGATTATCCGGCGTCCCTTGCCGGAGCAGCTCGCCGATTGGGGGCTTTCGCTGCCGCCCTTGCTCAAACGCCTCTATCAAGCACGGGGTGTTCGATCGGAAGCCGAGCTCGACTATACCCTCAAGCAACTGGCATCGCCGTTCGAGCTGCGAGGTATCGGCCGCGCCGTGGAGCTGATTGCGGAGGCGATCAGGCAGGATCAGCGCATCCTGATTTTGGGCGATTTTGACGCGGATGGGGCCACCAGCACCGCAGTGGCCGTGCTCGGATTGCAGATGATGGGCGCACGGCAACTGGACTTCCGGGTACCCAGTCGTTTCTCCGATGGCTATGGCTTGACGCCGGGTATTATCGACCGTCTGGAAGAACAGGGCGCGTTGCCCGACCTGATGATTACCGTCGACAATGGTATTGCGGCCGTCGAAGGCGTCGAGGCAGCCATACGCCGGGGGATGCGCGTGGTGGTCACAGACCATCACCTGCCAGGGGATAGCCTGCCGGCTGCGGATGCCATCGTAAATCCCAATCAGAATGGCTGTCCGTTCCTTAGCAAGAATGCTGCAGGCGTCGGCGTCATGTTTTACGTTTTAACGGCGTTGCGCCGGTATATGAGCGATCACGGAATGCTCAACGGCCCAACACCGAATCTGGGATGTCTGCTGGATCTGGTCGCCTTGGGAACGGTAGCCGATGTGGTACCGCTGGATCAGAACAATCGCATCTTCGTCGAGCAGGGCCTGCGTCGGATTCGTCAGGGGGAGGCCCGGCCTGGCATTCTGGCGTTGCTAGAGGTCGCCGGGCGGGATTTTAGCCAAATCAGTGCCACGGACTTGGGCTTTGTGGTGGGGCCAAGACTCAACGCCGCGGGTCGGCTGGATGATATGAGTCTCGGAATTGCATGCCTGTTGGCGGACACGCAGGAGGAAGCCCGGCGTCTGGCGACCGAACTGGATCAGATGAATCGCGAGCGCCGTACGATCGAGACCGGTATGAAGGAGCAAGCCCAGGAGCTGCTGGCTTCGCTGTCCCTCGATCGCGAAGGGCTGCCATGGGGGCTGGCGCTGTTCGATCCCGACTGGCACCAGGGCGTGATCGGCATCCTAGCGGCCCGTATTCGCGAGCAAACCCACCGGCCGGTGATCGCATTTGCGCCGGACGAGGGTGGCGAGTTGATCAAGGGCTCCGCTCGCTCCATTCCCGGCCTGCATATCCGGGACGTATTGGCCTCGGTCGATGCCCGTTTCCCCGGCTTGCTGAAGAAGTTTGGCGGCCATGCGATGGCTGCCGGAATGACCGTCGACGCGACAGCGTTCCAGCAGTTTGCCGACGCCTTCGATGCGACCGTTCGAAAAATGATTACCGAGGATGCGTTGGAGGCGACGATTACCACGGATGGCCCTTTGACTAAGGACGAACTCACCCTGGAGACCGCCTATGCGTTGAAACGCTCGGGGCCGTGGGGACAGCACTTTCCGGAACCGGTATTCGATGGCGAGTTCGAGGTCATCAGCCAGCGTATCGTAGGCGAACGCCACCTCAAGCTGGTGCTTCGTCCACAGGCGGGGGGTGATATTCTGGATGGCATTGCCTTCAATACCGGGGCCGAAGTCGCGGATTTTACCCGTACCGGCGCGCGTATCGTGTACAAGCCCGATGCCAATACGTTCCGGGGCCGGACTCAGCTTCAACTGCTGGTGGATTACATCGAGCGAGTTTGA